The sequence CCTATTTTGTTATCTAATGCTCTAGATACAAAATAATTTTGATTCATAATAAAAAACTTATCAGGATAAGTAATCATACAACCTACATGAACCCCCATATTAATTACTTCAGTCTTACTGGAAACACCAATATCTACAAATAGATTCTCTACATTAGGATATTTTTCTGATGAAGGTTTTCTTGTATGAATGGCAGGCCATCCAAATACTCCATGTACCAATCCTTTTTCCGTATGAATGATTACTCTTTTAGATGGAGAAATTTGGGGATCGGCCCCTCCATTACGAGATACATATATTATTCCTTCTTCTGTGATATAATTAACGTACCATGATATTTCATCAACATGAGCTTCAAGAATCAATTTGTATGGAGAATTAGGATTAATAATTCCTACTGCTGTACCATATAAATCAGTTTGGATTTTTTCTATATAAGAACTAATATGGTTCATCCATATTTTTTGTCCTTCATTTTCATTTCCTGTTGGGGAAAATTTATTCAAATATTTTTCAAGAAATTGAATAGAATCACTATTAATTGAATATGAATAATTACTCATTGTTTTTTTTCGATTTTTCTAAATAAGGATGGAACCTTTAAATATAAATTTAACATTTCCGGTTAAATGAATATCAAAATATTCATTTTTTGTTTTTTTTAATGAAACCCATAATTTTCCTCCAAGAGTTTGGACTAAAATTTTTTCCACATCATTTTTTATTTTATTTGTTTCACATGCGGCGATGACAGAAGCCACAACTCCTGTTCCACAAGATAAAGTTTCGTTTTCTACTCCTCTTTCATAAGTACGGACTTGTAGCATATTATTTTTAAGTATTTTTACAAAATTCACATTGACTCCTTTTTCCAAATAAGGACTTTGAAATCTAATTTTTTTTCCTTCTTGGAATACGTTTTTTTCCTTGATATTTTCTACAAATAAAATATGATGTGGAGATCCTGTATTTAGAAAAACGTATTTCTTATGAATTTCTATTGTATTTTTATCTATATTAATAAGATTTATAGAAACCAAATTATCCCTTATGAATCCATCATGATATCCATCTATAGCTCGAAAATGAATTTTATTTTTTTTTGGAATTCCTAATTGATTAGCAAAATAAATTGCACATCTTCCCCCATTTCCACACATTGTGCTTTCTTTTCCATCAGAATTACAATATTTCATATAAAAATCACTTTTATATTCATCATCATTTTGAATCAAAATAATTCCATCGGCTCCAACTCCAAAATGTCTATCACACAATTTTTTGAATAAAAAAGGATTTTCTATTTTTTTTTGTCTAGAATCTAGGAGTATGAAATCATTTCCAGTTCCTTGATATTTATAAAAATTCAAT comes from Blattabacterium cuenoti BPAA and encodes:
- a CDS encoding M42 family peptidase is translated as MSNYSYSINSDSIQFLEKYLNKFSPTGNENEGQKIWMNHISSYIEKIQTDLYGTAVGIINPNSPYKLILEAHVDEISWYVNYITEEGIIYVSRNGGADPQISPSKRVIIHTEKGLVHGVFGWPAIHTRKPSSEKYPNVENLFVDIGVSSKTEVINMGVHVGCMITYPDKFFIMNQNYFVSRALDNKIGGFIIAEVAKIIIESGINLKFGLYIVNSVQEEVGLKGAKMISQTIQPNVSIVTDVTHDTYSPMIDKKIQGDIKCGLGPVIGYAPSIHKSIRELMIHTANRKKIHFQRLVSSSTGTDADAFAYSNKGVLSALISIPLKYMHTTVEMVHKKDVELTVLLIFETLQEINNNINQFFY
- the dapF gene encoding diaminopimelate epimerase; translated protein: MKLNFYKYQGTGNDFILLDSRQKKIENPFLFKKLCDRHFGVGADGIILIQNDDEYKSDFYMKYCNSDGKESTMCGNGGRCAIYFANQLGIPKKNKIHFRAIDGYHDGFIRDNLVSINLINIDKNTIEIHKKYVFLNTGSPHHILFVENIKEKNVFQEGKKIRFQSPYLEKGVNVNFVKILKNNMLQVRTYERGVENETLSCGTGVVASVIAACETNKIKNDVEKILVQTLGGKLWVSLKKTKNEYFDIHLTGNVKFIFKGSILI